A window from gamma proteobacterium SS-5 encodes these proteins:
- a CDS encoding HU family DNA-binding protein, protein MNKSELIDAMAESADISKAAAGRALDGLVEAVTQAMKQGDTVSLIGFGSFMVRRREARTGRNPQTGEQIQIKASNTPSFKAGKALKDAVN, encoded by the coding sequence ATGAACAAATCTGAACTGATCGATGCAATGGCCGAAAGCGCGGACATTTCCAAGGCGGCTGCGGGGCGCGCCCTGGATGGTCTTGTCGAGGCCGTTACTCAGGCCATGAAGCAGGGCGACACCGTCTCCCTGATCGGCTTTGGCTCTTTCATGGTGCGCAGGCGGGAGGCCCGTACCGGCCGCAATCCCCAGACCGGCGAACAGATCCAGATCAAGGCCTCGAACACGCCTTCATTTAAAGCTGGCAAAGCGCTGAAGGATGCAGTAAACTGA